One window from the genome of Anolis sagrei isolate rAnoSag1 chromosome 4, rAnoSag1.mat, whole genome shotgun sequence encodes:
- the GPR61 gene encoding G-protein coupled receptor 61 has translation MEPPFPAQWMQSSVRVRRLLQTSQSSVLLNSSLGTKTRDVASESVGLFFMLLIDLSAIVGNVAIMTVILKTPSLRKFIFVFHLCLVDLLAAVTLMPLAILSSSAFFDGTVMGDAICHIYLFLSVCFITTCILSISAINVERYYYVVHPMRYEVKMTTGLAVCVLVGIWIKAVVMSFLPTLGWLSQGHVSNSSIYNGRTCTLQWSQSTYCKIFVIFFAIFYFLLPVSIILVVYCSMFKVARVAAMHHGPLPNWMDTPRQRSESLSSRSTMVTSSGAPRTTPQRTFGGGKAVIILLAVGGQFLFCWLPYFSFHLYSVLASHVPGQQTENVVTWIGYFSFTSNPFFYGCLNRQIRGELSKHLTCFFKQPPEEDLRLPSRDGSIEENFLQFLQGTGCSAETRNNLSLPSPQRDQTTIDFRIPGQIAEETSEFLDQHMNNEIIVSDSYIRAACTPKPEL, from the coding sequence ATGGAGCCTCCATTTCCTGCCCAGTGGATGCAGAGTTCTGTCAGGGTAAGACGGTTACTCCAGAcatcccagagttctgtgcttctcAATTCCAGCCTTGGTACCAAGACCAGAGATGTGGCTTCAGAATCTGTGGGCCTTTTCTTCATGCTTTTGATTGACTTGTCAGCCATAGTAGGCAATGTTGCAATTATGACAGTCATTCTCAAGACCCCATCTCTGAGAAAGTTCATCTTTGTGTTCCACCTCTGCCTGGTGGACCTCCTGGCTGCTGTCACCCTGATGCCTCTGGCAATACTGTCCAGCTCAGCCTTCTTTGATGGCACAGTGATGGGGGATGCCATATGCCACATCTACCTGTTCTTAAGTGTGTGCTTCATTACCACGTGCATACTCTCAATCTCAGCCATTAATGTAGAACGGTATTACTATGTGGTTCACCCCATGCGCTATGAGGTGAAAATGACCACGGGCCTGGCGGTTTGTGTTCTAGTTGGCATCTGGATTAAAGCAGTAGTCATGTCATTCCTCCCCACCCTGGGATGGCTTTCCCAGGGCCATGTCAGCAATTCCTCCATCTACAATGGACGAACCTGCACCTTGCAGTGGAGTCAGAGCACCTATTGCAAAATTTTTGTGATCTTCTTTGCTATTTTCTACTTCCTCCTGCCTGTCTCCATTATTTTGGTTGTCTATTGCAGTATGTTCAAAGTGGCCAGGGTAGCTGCCATGCACCATGGCCCACTCCCCAATTGGATGGATACCCCGCGGCAGAGATCAGAATCCCTCAGCAGCAGATCCACTATGGTGACTAGCTCAGGGGCCCCTCGGACTACCCCTCAGAGGACGTTTGGGGGTGGGAAAGCAGTCATCATCCTCCTGGCCGTGGGAGGACAATTCCTCTTTTGCTGGCTGCCGTATTTCTCCTTTCACCTCTACTCTGTGTTGGCCTCCCATGTTCCTGGCCAGCAGACAGAGAACGTGGTGACTTGGATTGGCTACTTTTCCTTCACCTCCAATCCTTTCTTCTATGGGTGCCTCAACCGACAGATACGAGGAGAACTCAGCAAGCACCTCACTTGTTTCTTCAAGCAGCCCCCTGAAGAGGACCTCAGGTTACCAAGCAGAGATGGCTCCATAGAAGAGAACTTCTTGCAGTTCCTGCAAGGGACTGGTTGTAGTGCTGAAACCAGGAACAATCTCTCCTTACCAAGTCCCCAAAGGGACCAAACAACCATAGATTTCCGAATTCCCGGGCAAATTGCAGAAGAAACTTCTGAGTTCCTGGACCAGCACATGAATAATGAGATCATTGTCTCAGATAGCTACATCAGGGCAGCATGCACACCTAAGCCAGAACTGTAG